TGTTGTCGCGGCCCACAAGACCCACGCGATAGTTGGGATCCTCGGTTTCCAACCTGGGGAGACCTCGTCATTCCCAGGCGATTGTGTACTTCCTGTCGCCGAAGTTTTCTCCGCTCAATGGCTGTTGGCCTTCTTTATGGAAGGACACCTTGTGCCTTGATGGCACGGCCAGCGAAGAAGTCGGTCAACAGAACCGATGAGAAACCCACCCAGGTATCGATGGGCCTGATGGGCCAGGTGGCGTTGTGTCGTCCATATCCACCCTCCTCTCATACTGAAGTCATCGAGAGACCTGGATGGCAGCCGCGCGGTCTACCCGATCTCTCGAACTTCGATTGATAGATGAGCCGCATTTTTTCAATACGCCCATTAGGAAACCTTGTCAAGAGTCGTATGACTCGCTTGAGCACCGACACGTAATGCAGAGCTAAGACCAACCAGCGCGAAGCCTGCGAGTGGAGAATACGCCGTCGCATCCACAGTTTGGAAGATCGAGACCGCGCATGAGCGTGACGATAATCCCCATGGCGTAGAAACCGTTCAACACCATCGCCAGGAGGGCTCCCGTCGGTAATTGCCATCTAACAAGAATCCATGTTGCCAGCTCCACTCGATCCCCGTGATCCCAAACGCCAGCCCCCAGAGAGACCAGTCTGGGAACAGGCGATAGGTGACCAACACGTCGACAAACCCCTGAAGATCAAGTGACTTTCCCAAGGCCGAGGCCAGCAGCACACCACCGATCAGGAACCGACAGCACCAGGTCAGCACAATCCAGTTCATGACACAGTCCTCACAAACACGAAGGAGGAGCGCAGCACCCCTGCCACACTCCTCCTTACGTCGCACCTTTCCCAATGACCGAGCGTCTATCACGGCACGTGACCCGTCACCCGCTGCCTCGGCCGCCCGCTACACAATCCTGAGTTTCGTGAAATCCACACCGTCCGGCGCTGGAGGTGTCTTAAGTTTCATGTCCTCCAATACATTCACGATGCGTTCCGCGACCACAAGATTGCGGTACCATTTCCGATTAGCCGGCACGATATACCAGGGAGCGCAGTCGGTACTGGTCGCTGAAATGACATCTTCAAACGCCTTGAGATAATCCTCCCACAACTTCCGTTCCTCCAGATCTCCTGAATTCCACTTCCAGCGCTTCTCGGGATCAGCAATGCGGGCTTCTAACCGTTCCTTTTGCTCGTCTTTTGAGATATGCAGAAACAACTTGAGAATAGCCGTTCCGCTTTCAGTCAGTAGCTCTTCGAATTCCTTGATTTGGTCGAAGCGCCGCTTGACCACTTTGTCAGAAACCCAACCATGCACTCGTGTAATCAAAACGTCTTCGTAATGGGAACGATTAAAGATTCCGATGTAGCCCTTGGGAGGAACCTCCCTGTGCACGCGCCAGAGAAAATCATGCGCCAATTCATCCTTGGACGGAGCCTTGAACGCCACCACCTTGCAGCCCTGCGGATTGACACCGGACATCACACTTTTGATCGTCCCATCCTTTCCGCTCGTATCCATCCCCTGCAGCACAATGAGGAGGGATCGAGTGGCGTTGGCATACAACCGTTCTT
The Candidatus Nitrospira nitrosa DNA segment above includes these coding regions:
- a CDS encoding MauE/DoxX family redox-associated membrane protein — translated: MNWIVLTWCCRFLIGGVLLASALGKSLDLQGFVDVLVTYRLFPDWSLWGLAFGITGIEWSWQHGFLLDGNYRREPSWRWC
- a CDS encoding polyphosphate kinase 2 family protein produces the protein MKRYGVKAGCKLSLRGYDPDDTGDYKKNDQGKAKAKAETAKLIARLDGLQERLYANATRSLLIVLQGMDTSGKDGTIKSVMSGVNPQGCKVVAFKAPSKDELAHDFLWRVHREVPPKGYIGIFNRSHYEDVLITRVHGWVSDKVVKRRFDQIKEFEELLTESGTAILKLFLHISKDEQKERLEARIADPEKRWKWNSGDLEERKLWEDYLKAFEDVISATSTDCAPWYIVPANRKWYRNLVVAERIVNVLEDMKLKTPPAPDGVDFTKLRIV